TGCGACGAAATCGATGGCGAAAAACCTGCCCGCGACGCCGAGCGCACCGCCGAGGACGTTGATCTCCGGCGGGAGTTCGATGGTTCGGGCCATACGGCGTGCGGCGGGGAACGAGAGCAGGAACGCCAGGGTCAGCGCGGCGAACAGCGAGCGGACGAGTCGCGCGTACGCCTTCAGGTAGTGATTTCGGCCGCGTGACACTGGCGGCACGTCGGGGCCGGCGGCCCTCATCTGTCCCGACCCCCGCTTCGCTTCCGGGCTTCTACGACGAGCGTGCACACCAGTCCGCCCAGCAGAACGGCGACGAACGGCACCGACGTGAACGCGGCTGTCTGTTCGTGATAGAAGTCGACGTATGGCGTCGGTCCGGGTAGATTTATCGGCGGTTCGTGAGGGATGCCCCCATACACACTGAACCAGGTGCGATGCGTCTGGTATCCGTACCTCGGGCTGTCTATCAGCCCGCCGAGGAGGACCACCGCTGGGACGGCCAGTCCGAGCGAGACGACGAGCCGTCGGTAGGCGGCGACGTGTCTGTTTCGTCCCCGCGGCGTGGCCTGCGGCTTCGATTTGATGGTCCTCATGGTTCTCGACGCCTCACGCGCTCGTGGATCTCCAGCGCGACAGTGCAGAGCAACCCGATGACGAGGAGCGCAACTGTCGGATCGTAGGAGAGTCGCGCGATCAAGAAATCCGCGAAACCGTGAACGAGCGGTGCATCGTAACGGAACGTGATCGACTCGGCGAAGCCGTGGCTGTGCCGCCAGAAGGGACTCTTCTGATAGTGCCTGACGAACGCGGCTAACCAGTTTGTGGCGATGACTTGGAACGAGATGAACGAGGCCACGAACAGGACTGCTACACCGCGAGCGAACGCTTTGACGTGCCAGTACCGACCTCGCGGCATCGCCGGCGGTCTCGGTCTCGTGGTCGTCACGGTGAGGTCTCCCGTCTCCGCTGGCGCATCTCCACGACCACTGTGCAGACGAAACCGCCGACGAGGACGGCCAGGATCGGTTCGTACGAGAACACTCTGACGAGGTAGTCGTCGAGACTCGCGATATACGGTATCCCGACGGCGTCTGTCAGCACTGGGTACTTCGCAGCCATCTCGGCGGCCCGTTCGGGGTACAGAAGCGGATTGAAGCCGGTGGCGCGCGTGAACGTATCGACCGCGTTCGCGGCGATGACGAAGTGTGCGATCGCTGCGACGAGGCCTATCGCTCCGACCGCACGCAGGTACGCTCTGACGTGCCAGTTCCGGCCGTCCGCGATGGCGCGCGGCCGCGGAGTAGCGCCTGCCATTGATCGCATCCAGTATCGACCAGATGAAAAGGTTTGTGACGGACTATCATTCCGGACCGTCAGATCGACAGCCCCGGGTGCCAGGCGTCGGCGTCGGACTCCGCGACGGCGTCGTCCATCTCGTCGAGGTACTTCACCGCGAGGCTGGCCGTCTCGGCGGCCTTGCGCTCGCCCTCGGTGCGGAACTCGCCGGTGACGCGGTTGGCGTAGACGGTACAGACCGCGCCGGCGCGGAGGCCGTAGAGGTTCGCCAGCGTCAGGACGGAGCTGGCCTCCATCTCGAAGTTGAGGACGCCGGCCTGCCGGAGCTCCTCGATGCGCTCGTCGCTGCCGCGGGCCTCGAACCCCTCGAAGCCGGGGCGAGACTGGCCGGCGTAGAAGGAGTCCGTCGAGCAGGTCAGCCCGCGGTGGTAGTCGTAGCCCAACTCCTCGGCGGCGGCGACGAGCGCGGACACGACGCGGTAGTCCGCGGTGGCGGGGTAGTCCTCGCGGACGTACTCGTCGCTGGTGCCCTCCTGGCGGACCGCGCCGGTGGTGATGATCAGGTCGCCGACCGACGCCTCCTCGCGGATGGCCCCGCAGGAGCCCACCCGCAGCAGCGTGTCCGCGCCGACGCTGGCCAGTTCCTCGACGGCGATGGCCGCCGAGGGCGAACCGATCCCCGTCGAGGTGACCGAAATAGGCGTGTCCTCGTAGGTGCCCGTGGCGGTGCGGAACTCGCGGTGGCTGGCGACCGCCTCGTAGTCGTCCCAGGCGTCGACGATCTTCTCGACGCGCTCGGGGTTCCCGGGGAGGAGGACGGAGTCCGCGACGTCGCCCGGTGCCACTTCGAGGTGGTACTGCTCGCCGTCGTTCGGGTCTTCGCTGTCCGCGACGTCGCTCGATCCGTCACCGCTCCCGCTCGCGGGCTCGCTCATTCGAGGTCCTCCCGCTCGATAGTCGTCGGCAGCAGGTCGCCCAGCCGGTACTCCGTGACCTCGTCGCCTTCGTCGCAAAGCACGGCGAAGTCCTCGTCGCAGAACTCCGTCAGGGACTGGCGGCACATCCCGCAGGGGGTCTGGCCGTCCCGCTCCGCGGTCGAGACGGCGATGCGGGCGAACTCGCGGTGGTCGTCCCGGACCGCCGAGCCCAGCGCGACCTCCTCGGCGTGGAGGCTGTTGCTGTAGTTGGCGTTCTCGACGTTGCAGCCAGTGTAGACGGTGCCGTCGGCGGTCTCCAGCGCCGCGCCGACGTAGTACTCCGAGTAGGGCGCGTAGGAGGCCTCGACGGCCTCGCGGGCGGCCTCGATCAGCGAATCCATGCCGGACAGGTCGCCCGCGCGGGCCAAATAGCCACCGGCACCGTCGGGCGATCAGAGCGTCACACCACGTCGTCGACGGCCCGCTCGACGGCGTCGACGACGGTGTCCACGAGCGCGTCGACGTCCTCGCTCTCGGCGTAGGCGCGGACGTACGGCTCGGTCCCGGAGGGTCGAACCAGCGTCCAGGATCCGTCCGGTAGCTCCAGCCGGACGCCGTACTCCGTGTCGACGCTGGCGTCGGGGAACTGGTCGGGCAGCCTCGCCTCCAGTCGCTCCATGACGGCCGGCTTGGCCTCGTCGGGGCAGTCGACGCTGACCTTCCGGTAGGGGCGCTCCGTGACGGACTCGCGCAGTGAGTCGAGTCCCTGCTCGGCGACCAGCCGCATGAGGACGGCGGCGCTGGCGACCCCGTCGATCCAGCCGCCGAAGGCCGGGTGGACGTGCTTCCAGGGCTCGGCGGCGAAGACGACTTCGGTCTCAGCGCCGCCCTCGGCGCGGGCGCTGGCGACGCCCTCGTGGAGCGCGCCGAGGCGGACCCGCTCGACGCGGCCGCCGGCAGCGCGGACGCGCTCGTCGATGCGCGCCGAGGCGTTGGGCGTCGTCACGACGACGGGGTCGCCGGCCGCAGAGGCGCGCGTGTACGCCTCCGCCAGGATCGCGACGACGGTGTCCTCGTGAACGACCTCCCCGTCGCCGTCGAGGACGACGATCCGGTCGGCGTCGCCGTCGTGGCCGATTCCCAGGTCCGCCCCGGAGCGGGCGACGAACTCCCGCAGCGCCGACAGCGTCTCCGGCGTGGGCTTGCTCTCGCGGGCGGGGAAGTGGCCGTCGACGTTGGCCTCCAGCGCCTGGACGTGCGCGCCCGTCCGACCCAGCACCTGCGGCGTCGCGACGCCGGCCATCCCGTTGCCGCAGTCGACCGCGACGCTCAGGTCCGCCGGTGAGGCGCCCCACTCCTCGGCGTAGTCGGCGACCGCCTCGCGGTAGTCGGGCAGGGGCGACTCCGTCCTGTCCGCGCCCCACTCGTCCCACGGCACGGCCTCGTCGTCTTCGACGGCGGCCTCGACGCGGCGCTCGGCCTCGCGGTCGTACTCGGTCCCGTCGGCGAAGAGCTTGATCCCGTTGTCGTGTGGCGGGTTGTGGCTGGCCGTGACCATGACGCCGCGGCGTCCGCGGGAGGCGAACGCCAGCGTCGGCGTGGGCACGCGGCCGACGTCGACGACCCTGGCGCCGCCGCTCTGGAGGCCGGCGGCGACCGCCGACCGGAGCGCGGGGGTGGACTGCCGTCCGTCGCCGCCGACGACGAACTCGTCTCCGTCCGCCGCGACCGCCCGGCCAACGCGGAGCGCGAGGTCCGGCGTCACCTCGGTGCCGACGTCGCCGCGGATCCCGGCGGTCCCGAACAGGTCCATACCAGATGGTACGCTGGCGGGGACTTGGAAATGGCGGTCGAACGAGTGTCAACAGAGCGAACGACGGGAGAACGAGCTGCCGCGGGGACGACACGTTCCCCGCAGGACTACGGACCGTCGCCGGCGCTACAGCAGTTCATCGAACTCGTAGCCGTCGATGTCGACGCCCTCGGCGGTGACCTCGGCGAGGTAGATGCCGTTACCGGAGCCGGTGTCGCGCTCGGCGGCGGCGTTGATGGCGGCCGCGGCGACTTCGCGGGCCTCCTCGTTGGACATGTCCTCCTCCCAGCGGTCCTCGAGGGTCCCGTAGGCGACGGTCAGGCCGGAGCCGGTGACGGTGTAGTCGTCTTCCATCACGCCGCCGGCGGGGTCGATGCTGTAGACGTGGTGGCCGTCGTCGTCGACGCCGCCGAGGATGGGGTTGATGGCGAAGAACGGGCCGCCGCGGGCGAAGTTGCCCGCAAGCGTCGCCAGCGCCTCGATGTCCATGTCCTCGCCGCGGCGGGCCTCGTAGAGGTCCGCCTCGGCCCGCAGCGTCCGGATGAACGACTGGGCGCCGCCGACGCTCCCCACGAGCGTCAGCGCAGCGGTCGGGTGGATCTGCTCGACCTTCTGGACGTTCTTGTTGGAGACGAAGCGGCCGCCCAGCGACGCGCGCTGGTCGGTCGCCACGACGACGCCCTCGGACGTCGTCAGCCCGATCGTCGTCGTCCCCGTCTTGTTGACGGCGTCCTCGTCGTGGTCGACCTCGGGCAGCGACCCCAGTTCCGGCTCGTAGGGGTCGCGCGGCCCGTCGTGGAGAGGCAGCTCGGAGAGGTCGTCGAGTGGGTCCTGCATTACCCTCGGCTATCAGTCCTGCGCTGATAAAAGCATCTCCTCGGTGGTCGGTCGGCGGGCGATGCGGGGACCGCACGCCGTCGTGCGGTCTGGTAGAAGATCAGGCGGGCCGGGCGCTCTCGTGGGCCTCCTCGAGGCGGCGCACCACGCGGTGCATCGGCACGGAGAGGCCGAGCCGTCGCATCAGGAGCGCGACGGGGAGTAGCAGGATACCGGTGAGCACGCTGAGCTGGTACAGGGCGAACACGACCCCGGAGTACAGTTGGGATTCCATCGTCCCTCGAACACGTCTCCGCGGCTGGCACTATATAAGCATTCTGGCACGGACTGATACGCCATATCCGGTTGATCGGCAGATATGAGCCCTCTATGGTGCATTCTGCGTTATGGCGGTGAAAGTGCGGGCGCGCGGCTGCTCCTGCCCGCGTACCGGGTAACGAAACCGGCGCTGATGACTCCGGTTCGCATAAGTTATGGAGATACTCGGCGTCACGTGCGCGGCCCGGACTGTCGACCGAGAATCAAAACGTACGAGTAGCCGGCCTGTGCACCTACGTCCATGAACTACCTCGTGGCGATGGAAGCAGCCTGGCTGGTGCGAGACGTCGAAGACATCGACGACGCCATCGGCGTCGCGGTGAGCGAAGCGGGCAAGCGGCTCAACGAGTCCGAGATGGACTACGTCGAGGTCGAGGTCGGCGCCACCGGGTGCCCCGCATGCGGCGAGCCCTTCGACTCCGCGTTCATCGCCGCCGACACCGCTCTCGTCGGACTGGTCCTCGAGATGAAGGTGTTCAACGCCGAGTCGATCGAACACGCTCAGCGCATCGCCAAGAGCGAGATCGGCAGCGCCCTCCGGGACGTTCCGCTGAAGGTCGTCGACACCGTCGAGTTCGAGGGCGAAGAGATCGACGGCGAGGCCGAGGCCTGACGCGGGCCACCCGCCGCAAGCGGTGACCGACGCCGTCCGCAGCGGCTGTCGGTGCCTTTTTGTATTACCTTGGGTAATCACGGGCATGGACCTCCCGACGCCCGAGGACCTGCGAGAGCGCCGGACCGAACTGGGGCTCACGCAGAGCGAACTCGCCGAGCGGGCCGACGTCTCGCAGCCGCTGATCGCCCGCATCGAGGGCGGCGACGTCGATCCCAGGCTGTCGACGCTGCGGCGCATCGTCGAGGCCCTGGAGGAGGCCGAGGGCGGCATCCTCCGGGCGCGCGACCTCATGAACTCGCCCGTCGTCAGCGTCGCGCCCGACGATTCCGTCAGCGAGACGAAGACGCTCATGGACGAGAAGGGCTACTCGCAGGTACCGGTCGTCCGCGACGGCACGCCCCAGGGGCTGATCGGCAACTCCGACATCCGCCAGCGCACCGAGGAGAACGTCGGCGACCTGCCCGTGGCCGACGTGATGCACGAGTCGATCGCCATCGTCGAACCGAACGCGACGATCGACGAGATCGACGCCTACCTCAACCACAACGCCGCCGTCCTCGTCGTCGAGAACGGCCAGACGGTCGGCATCATCACCGAGGCGGACATCGCCGCCCACGTGAGCTGAGCGCCGTCGCAACGCGAGCTGTTCCCCGCAGGTCGCTTCAGTTCCAGCCCGCGGACCGCGACGCACTCCTCGCCCTCCTCGACGCGACCGACCACGCGCCCGTCAGTGGCCACCGCCACCGCCTCGGCGTCGGATTCGGACAATGCCGCCACGAACCCGGTCCCCCATCCACCTTTTCCGCTTGTGGTGTCCTCGCGTCGCTTCGCGACGCTGCGGGCACCACTCGCGCAAAACGTGGTCCTCCTGAGCGGAGCGAAGGAGGGCTCGAAAGACGAGCGAAGCGGGTCTTTCGGTGGCGAAAAAGGCGCTCCTCGCTCCGCTCGGAGCGTTACTGTAACTCCAGCCCGCGAACCGCGACGCACTCCTCGCCCTCCTCGACGCGACCGATAACGCGCCCGTCAGTCGCTTCCGCCACCGCCTCGGCGTCGTCTTCAGGCAACGCAGCCACGAATCCCGTGCCCATGTTGAACGTCCGGTGCATCTCCTCGTCGTCGACGTCGCCCTCCTCCTGGACGAACTCGAAGACGGGCTGGGCGTCGAAGGGATCCGTGATCTCGTAGCGGTGGGCGCCCATCCGGGTCAGGTTCGTCCAGCCGCCGCCGGTGACGTGGGCCGCAGCGTGTGTCTCGTGCTCGCGGAGCGGTCCGAGGACGTCGCTGTAGATGCGCGTCGGCGTCAGGAGCTCCTCGGCGATGGTCTCGTCCTCGTCGTGCGGGAAGGGATCCGCGTACTCGTGGTCGCGGGTGACCGCCTCCCGCGCGAGCGTCAGCCCGTTGGAGTGGATGCCGGAGGAGGGCCAGCCGACGATTGCGTCGCCGGGCTCGGCCTCGCCGGGGAAGACGCCGTCCTTCGGCGCCAGGCCGGCGCAGGTGCCGGCGATGTCCAGGCCCTTGATGACGTCGGGCATGACGGCCGTCTCGCCGCCGACCAGCGCGACGCCGGCGCGCTCGGCCCCCTCGCGGAGCCCCTCGCCGATCTGTTCGCTGGTCTCCTCGCTTGGCGCCTCGACGGCGAGGTAGTCGACGAAGGCGACGGGCTCGACGCCGGTCGCGATCAGGTCGTTGGCGTTCATCGCGATGCAGTCGATGCCGACGGTCGAGTAGTCGTCGACGGCCTCGGCGACGAGCAGCTTCGTCCCGACGCCGTCCGTCGCCAGCGCGAGGTACTGGTCGCCGATGTCGACCAGTCCCGCGTAGTCGCCCTCGAACTCGCCCGCGGCGCCGATCAGCGCCGCCGTGGCGGCCTCGCTGGCGTCGATGTCGACGCCCGCCTCGGCGTAGGTCAGTCCGTCGTCGTCCTCGTCGGTCATGTCTGAGCGGGCGCGTGCGGCGGGCAAAAGCCCACCGTTTAGCCGGCGGCGGACGACCGCTCAGAGGCCGAAGATGACCAGCAGCGCGAGCCCGATCGACGGGATCGCGACGGCGGCGTAGACGACCTTGCTCCAGGCGAGCACCTTCCTCCCGTCGAGGGGGCCGAAGGGGATCATGTTGAACCCGGCCAGCAGGAGGTTGAGCCACAGGCCGAGGTTGCCGACCCTCCCGAGGAGGTCGGCGTCGGACGCCGCCCCCGCCAGAAGCACGCCGAAGAAGACCGCCGCGAGTGCGAGGTTCGTCACGGGCCCGGCCACGGAGATGAGACCGTTCTCCCGGGCGGTGATCCGGCCGCGGTGGTAGACGGCGCCCGGCGCGGCGAACAGGAAGCCGGCAAGCCCGCCGACGACGGCCAGGAACAGCATGTTGTAGTCGGCGCGGAACTCGGCGACCTGGCCGAACCTGATCGCTACGACCTTGTGCGCCAGCTCGTGCAGGAGAAAGCCCACGCCGGCCGTCAGCAGACTGAGCAGGAACGTCTCGCCAATCCCGGCGAGGTCGAGGGCGCCCGGCGCTCCAGAGAGGGCGCGGACGAGGCTTCGGTCGATGAAGACGGCGAACGCGAACCCCAGCGCGAGCCACGCGATCGCGAGGTCCCGCAGCTCCCGGTCGCTGAACTGCACGTTCACGTCAGGACCCCCCAGAGCAACTCCGCGCTGTTGCGGGCGCCTTGGAGCATCAGGCGCGTGATGCCCTCGATGCCGCCCACGTCGGCGGCCAGTGAGGGCAACACGATGGCGGCGAACAGCGCGCTGGCGATCATGCTGGCGACGTTCGTCATGGCTACTACGAGCATCAGCCGGAACAGCGGGACCTCGCGCATGCGGGCGACGAGGTCGGCGAGGGGCGACTCCTCGTCCTCGAGGATCCTGTTGAGCGTCGCGATGTCGCCGACGTTCACGTCGAGGTAGCGCAGCTCGACGTAGCCGGCGAACCAGCCGGGCGCCAGCAGCGGGTTGACGCTGG
This genomic interval from Halomicrobium urmianum contains the following:
- a CDS encoding nucleoside phosphorylase, whose translation is MSEPASGSGDGSSDVADSEDPNDGEQYHLEVAPGDVADSVLLPGNPERVEKIVDAWDDYEAVASHREFRTATGTYEDTPISVTSTGIGSPSAAIAVEELASVGADTLLRVGSCGAIREEASVGDLIITTGAVRQEGTSDEYVREDYPATADYRVVSALVAAAEELGYDYHRGLTCSTDSFYAGQSRPGFEGFEARGSDERIEELRQAGVLNFEMEASSVLTLANLYGLRAGAVCTVYANRVTGEFRTEGERKAAETASLAVKYLDEMDDAVAESDADAWHPGLSI
- the cdd gene encoding cytidine deaminase, whose product is MDSLIEAAREAVEASYAPYSEYYVGAALETADGTVYTGCNVENANYSNSLHAEEVALGSAVRDDHREFARIAVSTAERDGQTPCGMCRQSLTEFCDEDFAVLCDEGDEVTEYRLGDLLPTTIEREDLE
- a CDS encoding phosphopentomutase/phosphoglucosamine mutase, whose translation is MDLFGTAGIRGDVGTEVTPDLALRVGRAVAADGDEFVVGGDGRQSTPALRSAVAAGLQSGGARVVDVGRVPTPTLAFASRGRRGVMVTASHNPPHDNGIKLFADGTEYDREAERRVEAAVEDDEAVPWDEWGADRTESPLPDYREAVADYAEEWGASPADLSVAVDCGNGMAGVATPQVLGRTGAHVQALEANVDGHFPARESKPTPETLSALREFVARSGADLGIGHDGDADRIVVLDGDGEVVHEDTVVAILAEAYTRASAAGDPVVVTTPNASARIDERVRAAGGRVERVRLGALHEGVASARAEGGAETEVVFAAEPWKHVHPAFGGWIDGVASAAVLMRLVAEQGLDSLRESVTERPYRKVSVDCPDEAKPAVMERLEARLPDQFPDASVDTEYGVRLELPDGSWTLVRPSGTEPYVRAYAESEDVDALVDTVVDAVERAVDDVV
- the psmB gene encoding archaeal proteasome endopeptidase complex subunit beta, giving the protein MQDPLDDLSELPLHDGPRDPYEPELGSLPEVDHDEDAVNKTGTTTIGLTTSEGVVVATDQRASLGGRFVSNKNVQKVEQIHPTAALTLVGSVGGAQSFIRTLRAEADLYEARRGEDMDIEALATLAGNFARGGPFFAINPILGGVDDDGHHVYSIDPAGGVMEDDYTVTGSGLTVAYGTLEDRWEEDMSNEEAREVAAAAINAAAERDTGSGNGIYLAEVTAEGVDIDGYEFDELL
- a CDS encoding DUF555 domain-containing protein, coding for MNYLVAMEAAWLVRDVEDIDDAIGVAVSEAGKRLNESEMDYVEVEVGATGCPACGEPFDSAFIAADTALVGLVLEMKVFNAESIEHAQRIAKSEIGSALRDVPLKVVDTVEFEGEEIDGEAEA
- a CDS encoding CBS domain-containing protein; translated protein: MDLPTPEDLRERRTELGLTQSELAERADVSQPLIARIEGGDVDPRLSTLRRIVEALEEAEGGILRARDLMNSPVVSVAPDDSVSETKTLMDEKGYSQVPVVRDGTPQGLIGNSDIRQRTEENVGDLPVADVMHESIAIVEPNATIDEIDAYLNHNAAVLVVENGQTVGIITEADIAAHVS
- the purM gene encoding phosphoribosylformylglycinamidine cyclo-ligase, with amino-acid sequence MTDEDDDGLTYAEAGVDIDASEAATAALIGAAGEFEGDYAGLVDIGDQYLALATDGVGTKLLVAEAVDDYSTVGIDCIAMNANDLIATGVEPVAFVDYLAVEAPSEETSEQIGEGLREGAERAGVALVGGETAVMPDVIKGLDIAGTCAGLAPKDGVFPGEAEPGDAIVGWPSSGIHSNGLTLAREAVTRDHEYADPFPHDEDETIAEELLTPTRIYSDVLGPLREHETHAAAHVTGGGWTNLTRMGAHRYEITDPFDAQPVFEFVQEEGDVDDEEMHRTFNMGTGFVAALPEDDAEAVAEATDGRVIGRVEEGEECVAVRGLELQ
- a CDS encoding metalloprotease, with the translated sequence MNVQFSDRELRDLAIAWLALGFAFAVFIDRSLVRALSGAPGALDLAGIGETFLLSLLTAGVGFLLHELAHKVVAIRFGQVAEFRADYNMLFLAVVGGLAGFLFAAPGAVYHRGRITARENGLISVAGPVTNLALAAVFFGVLLAGAASDADLLGRVGNLGLWLNLLLAGFNMIPFGPLDGRKVLAWSKVVYAAVAIPSIGLALLVIFGL